tttaagaaaatattaggtGTTTACTGATTGGAAAATATCATcccttgataaattttatataattttataaacttctaaaaatttcaaaaagtaccttttatgtacaaaaaaagtACCCTTACTTtatgaataagtaaataaaaaaaaattaaatattataaagaggtgtttaatttttttctctcaattaaaaaaaatcttaaatattgatatttttggatttaaaagtttttatattatagtttagTTTAACACAATAAGAGACTAGCACCTATATGTTAACCTGGTTAAGAAAACATGTCTAAATGTGCTTCCTCACtatatacaaaatgtaaatatcaatGATTCAATGCATGAAAATTTGATTACCTTTTTTAGTTTTCTCAAAAAGTGAATATAACACATTGACTCGATGCTTAAGAGGATTAATATGAGAAGGAAACTGATGAACTAAGGCAAGGCTCTGTTCAGCAGGTTCTTCtgcattataaatagaaaaaggtTCCCCATGTTGAAGTTTCTTCAACCGAGCTTCTAGAATAGCTAAACCTTCCTTTGTAGCAAAATTAGCAAATACATTAAAGTCTGGGAAGTATTCTTGCCAATCAACTTTCATATCCTCTGCTAAATGTCTgtcataaaataaatcagaaatcaaTAGATATACATGCAAAGATATACATatgtgaataataaattataaaaatccttATTATACTGGAATGCatacattttatacataaaaaagaaataccaTAATGAATTAAAGGTATTAAGAGCTGAATTCATAAGAGCGAAAAACattacatgaaaatataaatacataaaaaaaaatattccaactttcccatcatttaattattttgcttacaTTTATTATCAGgtattcttttgtttaataagGTATTATCCAAAGTCAAACATACACAAGATTCAAATTCCACCATCATAGGTAATATGTACAGCACATAACACTGTGATTTCTGGATTGgttaaacagaaaaatgaataatggGAATTAATAGCAAAGGGTGGCAAAAGACTATATAATACTCCATTTACAGCAATTAATTGTCAAGTATAATACTGTTTTTAAGTacagttttgaataattatatattatcatataaagtcatttattaccaaaaatattaccATATCATTTTAAGGAGAAAAGAAATCTTACCGGCCAATTCTTTCAACACCCTTCTCAGGATCAGTACGTTTAATTTCGAAGATTTCACCTTGTTCCTCAGGAGTGAATGGAGAATATATTGGAGATGAtggattttttaaagctttataaaactgctgtgCCTAAATCAAGCAtggatataattaatgaaaatattcagtGCCCTGAGCATTagtaatagataaaattatagatctacATTTTATATCAGTATaccaatttcaaaatgaataaattataaaacattaaaaactttattgaaatgatCAGTACTGTACCATTTTAGGAGACATTGGACCAGCAAAAGCTTTAAGAGACAATTTTGGATCATCATCGATCAAAAGTGATGCACATCCGTCAATATCTTTACAAGAGCATGGTTTCCCAACAATGGCAGGAGAAACATCATTACCGGATTTTAACACAGGAACATATAACAAgcctaaaaagaaagaaaaaaagaaacagaattacatttaaaaaaaagattaaaataatttaaagcatagaaaattcttcattattataGGATGAATTATCCACagttgataattcaaaaatgtaattaatgaaaCCTATCACTTATTAAACCTATTGTTGACTGCATTGCATGGGTActctattctaaataaaaactttcagaaacatttttttttgctcatcTATATCCTTTTATGGATTTTTTGTGTGGTTTCTGCATCACCCAATTTCCCATGTAATTAggagtttgaaatatatatatatatatatatatatatatatatataaaatcaaataattttttcagtcaattttttttttcttccacaaaATATACgatgagaaaaaaatctttcatcaatttctaatttaagaaataaaatttaaataaaatgtaaaaaattttgatagtttcatatttgcaaaagaaaagtacaaaataaatagaaaccaaagttcattaaaatgtaatatatttcattaggAAATGCAGGGATAAGAAGAAAGCATAAAAATCTTGATAATAATTCTAAGAACTCTTTATTACTGAAATAGACAGAAATCTcatcttgaaatttataaataaatgtaacaaattttaagtactgtttgaaatttatcttttatagaagcaatttaaatcaatatattgcttaaaatatttggtaagcaaattaattctacatttatatattctgTAGCACAAGCAttactttaaaaactgtttctgaaaatgatcaatttatgttttagatcaacaaatgctcattaaaaaaagttttgaagttgTACAGTAAGATGACTTTGCACAtgcaatattcaaataaaattaccttCTTCAAATACAGCTTccatttcttctttcaaattagATGAAACAGAACTTAATCTACTACATATAGTTTCTCGTGCAGTAAAGCCATCCACATTTCTTTTATCCACATCACATTGTGGATGAGACAATAAGACTTTGCAACAATCAATGCATCCAAACTTAGCAGCATAATGTAGAGGAGTATCCCCTGTCTGTCAAAGTCATAAGAAAAAACTACATGCTTACTAATTCTAAtacatcttaatattttcataacacaTATTCCAAATATCTTAGATAAATATGCCAAATCTAATTAAGATAAGATAGATACTAATTAAGATATAAGTTATTaagataataactttaaaaaaattagaatttattagcAAATGcccaattttaatttattgtaataaatcattctaaatttaaaaaaaatatggataaaatatttatacatgcaGATTtactatattcaaaaattttctaaaaaaataattgtcattatTGCAATGTAATCTGGTCAATTGTCTGGAAAGCAAATCAATGTTTTCCagaactatttaaaaacattaaaattgttatatgttAACTACCTCAAAGATTccagatttattgaaaattttatatgatagctcccttttcctttatattaaattGGATATGGAATGAAATGCTATAAATAAGTCTATATTCAGAATACTTTCTTGCTGTAAATAAGATACCTCggcaattttataaatgtaaattctttttcaGAGCTACAGTCACAGAAAATATACACAAACAGAAATGTATCATTCTTaagtgaaatgaatgaatttataagtattaatctgtattgttaaaaataaaagaactctgaccaaaaataaaaacaaaccttTTGAGTTCCAGTATTTAGGTATAAATCTCTGATCTGATACATCCTTCTGAAGCGCATAGACAGAGACTCATCTGGATATAGGGATTCAGCAAAATGAGGATTTTCAAGAATATCTAGGATAAGTTGACAGATTAAAGGTTTGTTGCACTTTGCTGCAACATGCAAGGCATTAAATCGGACTCCATGctgaagagaaataataataataaataaataaatagtgaaagTCTAAtttaatgtgtataaaattatctGTTGTAAGTACAACTGATAACCTTACTTGCATTACAGTTGGAATATCAACTTCTGCAACTAATGTTCTAGGATACATCCAAACTTCTCTAGCAAAACCAACTTCATCCCCACGTTCAATCATTTTTCGTATTTTGCATAATTCTTGACTAGTACGAAATTTCAAGCGGTCATCTTCAGGTGACTCTAAGAAGCAGAAACCAAAAGTAAATACTCACTAAAAAAtggatgtttaaaattataaagagtgCGAGTATTCTTTAatacaaatactttttgaaatacagaaacaaGCAATTAGTGataatagtttaatttagaaTGCTTGTTTGATTCAGAGCAAACaggaaaaaatactttatcatGAGATAAGCATAATACTCTCATTTAATAATTTCCCACTTATTATATGTGATTAAAAAGTAGCAAGGGAAAACAACTAATAGTTTCcacttattataataaataactcttttatataagtgagaaaataaaaaatgcaataaaaattgaattagagaCTAGGTAGGTGAATTGCAAAAAGTGAActacaatttgaaataatacaattaacaatttcatattaaatatgaatataaattcaaagtGTTATGGATGTTATATGTGGAACCTCAACagataaagttttaaatctgACAATAATTGTTGCCATGTATTTGTTTTACTCTCCAACAACATCTAGATAAACAATAAACTGGACAATTTTAGAAcaagcagtatttaaaaaaaaaaaaaaaaaaaaaaaagctaaaaatatagaaaagtctTGCTgtttaaagacataatttattttcaaacatagcAGAatgcatacttaaaaaaaatatcaatactctAGTGGCTGTACTGTGCTGAGAAATTTTTGCTTTTGGAAGctatgaaagaaagaagaaattatgaagaatacaatttggaagattttttgtCATAGTCTGTAATATAAGAAAGACGCATAAAACTGAAACATGTATTTCACAAAGGCTTGTATTGTATAAGATGGCAAATGAAAATAAGTTAAGCTAGACCATTCTTACACAGCCatggatttttatataaaactgaaataatactctttaaaaaaatgaaaggagtaaaaatattttataaagaaaatattacataaagtgattctttactttttttctcaaCTCTCTCTAAAGGTTCAAAACTATACTTCAATGCTTCTTCTTTATTAGTAAATTCTTTAAATCGTGCCCCTTTGTATGTTTTGATGGCTTTTAATGCATCTTTCAAATCCCTGAAAATTAAAGaacctataaaagaaataaattctcaaTTATAATCAGTATTAAGCAGTTGCTAAAGATTGAGAACAGATTGcagtttttgcatataaatattccctgtcccccttttttttgttatcaccaaaattttacatataattcagacaaacaaacaaaagatttttataatagtaGATAAAACAATCCTTTAGATTAatgaaagttattgaataaattacaAAGACATGCAAAGCACAGAGAAAGATACAAATAACAAACATacaagatttattattatataataaaaggcATAATATACACTTTCACATTCTCTATGATCTACAGGTCTCATTTAATTCTATACTGTATTCTATATAGTATTGAACATTTTGGTACATGTGAAAAGCTTTCAATTAAAACTCAAGTGTTCCAAAAGATGGTGAcgtgtttttctttttacttcattaaaattttactatagaCCTATAAATCACCAACAAAGGATAAAAGgggaaaatatttcatagttaagtcatatcaagaaaagttcCCAACACATTCAGTGAGAATAATTTAatctttgttaatatttttaatgttaattaaaaattcattgaatataataaaacaaaaagttttaaaaagtaattgcttCTTAAAggtttaaacaatattatatttcttcCCAACCTTCTGCAGAAGATTCCATCCCAGCTGGCAAGGCAACAGCATAATACTTCACATTGTCTTTTTTTGGCACAACTTCTGCAAAATAAGGATGAgaattattgatataatatttcaacataaaatttaaagagaCAGAGAAAAGCAATACCCAGGAACAGTGGTTGTATTATAGAAATGGTTATTATCacatatcagaaaattaaatttcattatgagtcagcagattttaataatttaagtcagaatatgatttaaaaataaatgccaaacATGCATAATTAAGGAAAAAGAAGGGAAGAAAAACCCATTTAAAATCAACTAAAAAGACTTAATATTGACAATATTTAAAAGACTTGAATacttacaataaaaaatgaaaataattacaactttttatatgttattttcatatgctttaatttttatgcacaaattaacaataaaaaaaaaatagcaattaggATGATATTTTTGAGAGTTtagctaaaatataattaataatgattataataagtGTCACAATATATGCTTATAAgtattgatgaaaattattcataaatgaggagaaaaatatatatctctactttttattttctgctaCTGCATAATAAATCAAATGATGTAGCTTTTACATAATGCATTACAGCCAtatcaatgctttaaaaataagctCATAAGCCTGGTAGATAATTTAAggataataataatgcataatataatCTGTTTAAATCTGtggcttttgaaaatttttattagaaaaaacaagcaattttaatagaaatgtcagtagatttttttaaattaaatcattaattttagtttagtaaTGTATGTAATATTAGATAAGTAGTCATTTATTTTTGGACAATTAAAAGTCTATAAATTAGGACATTGcagtttataaaattacattaaaactgtcaaaattaatagttttattgtgAGTGAACAGTTTtctagcaaatatttaaaaaaacaaaaattataactatttaccTGCATTTTGCTCCATCCCAGTATCACCCATAGCCATATAGGCTTTATTGTCATTATTAAGATTTGCTTCTAGATTAGAATCCGAAAATCCATTTTGGTCAGCAGATCTATAACTATTGTCAATAGAGCTGTTTTTCTTGTCAATGCAGCTATcattatatttagcaaaattactatttttgtcAGTGATGCTATTATTATCATCAGTAAAgttactattctcatcaataaagCTATAGTTAAAAAAGCTACTTTTCTTAATAGGAGCGTTATGTCTTTTGACAATGAAGCTGTTTTCTTTGCAGATAGAGAATTTATCTGAGCTATCAGAAAGGCTAAGCCTTGAGAAAAGGTCTGACAAACCCAAAATATCTCCATCTATTTGCAAGGCCATGGAGTCTCCACAAGattctggaaaataaaatagataagtatataaattcattaacaaatatcactttatattaatatactagtaattatttattatgcataggaaagaaaccaaataaaatatttcccaaatttaataacatattcaaatattttgaaattgaaggaaatgaaaatttaagtttttagaaaagaaatactCTGATTGTTACAAattcatttgttgaaaaaaaaaatagacattaagtcaagataatttaaaattcattaacacagatatattttagaaaaaaaaaatactattggaATGCATAATTATTACCTTCCTTGATGATGTGTAAGGTTTATATAAAGTTTGtagatttaaatgttttctatctctttatttaattatattatttttgctgGAAGGTaacctaattaattttattgaatcaacttaatttttatcatttgctagtgaaactttatattaatgattttaaaaaatacaagtaaGCACACACATGTACaaacataaaaacttttaaactagcTTTAAACAGCAACTTTTTACCAGTTCCACTTTTACTCTGAATTGGTCTAAAGAGAAACAAAGATGGTTCTTGTATTTTATGATACGTAAAAAAGAGGCAACAACTAGAGAAAGGAGGTAGGGGGCGTAGGTGATTCTTTAAAGCCTGCTATTGTAATGGAGGGAGTCTATtagattaaatgatttaataactttttatttcttgctttaCTGGgactataagtttaaaaattatagcaatagCTTCACtgatttctccccccccccttcttttttttttctttctctctctctcttttttaaatcaacatgTGAGATTATGAGGAAATTCATGCATagtcaagattttaaaattcatattgatGTTTTTATATATCACACATCATGCATACAATTTTGCTTTGAAGGGTTTCAAGTCTTGTTATGATATTTTGCCACCAA
Above is a genomic segment from Argiope bruennichi chromosome 1, qqArgBrue1.1, whole genome shotgun sequence containing:
- the LOC129970324 gene encoding ankyrin repeat and LEM domain-containing protein 2-like isoform X1, translated to MTPARGKTDNRFNISNMDESCGDSMALQIDGDILGLSDLFSRLSLSDSSDKFSICKENSFIVKRHNAPIKKSSFFNYSFIDENSNFTDDNNSITDKNSNFAKYNDSCIDKKNSSIDNSYRSADQNGFSDSNLEANLNNDNKAYMAMGDTGMEQNAEVVPKKDNVKYYAVALPAGMESSAEGSLIFRDLKDALKAIKTYKGARFKEFTNKEEALKYSFEPLERVEKKKSPEDDRLKFRTSQELCKIRKMIERGDEVGFAREVWMYPRTLVAEVDIPTVMQHGVRFNALHVAAKCNKPLICQLILDILENPHFAESLYPDESLSMRFRRMYQIRDLYLNTGTQKTGDTPLHYAAKFGCIDCCKVLLSHPQCDVDKRNVDGFTARETICSRLSSVSSNLKEEMEAVFEEGLLYVPVLKSGNDVSPAIVGKPCSCKDIDGCASLLIDDDPKLSLKAFAGPMSPKMAQQFYKALKNPSSPIYSPFTPEEQGEIFEIKRTDPEKGVERIGRHLAEDMKVDWQEYFPDFNVFANFATKEGLAILEARLKKLQHGEPFSIYNAEEPAEQSLALVHQFPSHINPLKHRVNVLYSLFEKTKKDEDFDTPPSSPEFITPPTSPCGSPERELKKPVFLNGSSFSKLDREIYQAIQDYDFNEDEYPNVSKWKLLVSTEMKNCSSLKHRLSRLKDFPSHKSRIFGKEFKPTTRKKLF
- the LOC129970324 gene encoding ankyrin repeat and LEM domain-containing protein 2-like isoform X2, with the translated sequence MTPARGKTDNRFNISNMDESCGDSMALQIDGDILEVVPKKDNVKYYAVALPAGMESSAEGSLIFRDLKDALKAIKTYKGARFKEFTNKEEALKYSFEPLERVEKKKSPEDDRLKFRTSQELCKIRKMIERGDEVGFAREVWMYPRTLVAEVDIPTVMQHGVRFNALHVAAKCNKPLICQLILDILENPHFAESLYPDESLSMRFRRMYQIRDLYLNTGTQKTGDTPLHYAAKFGCIDCCKVLLSHPQCDVDKRNVDGFTARETICSRLSSVSSNLKEEMEAVFEEGLLYVPVLKSGNDVSPAIVGKPCSCKDIDGCASLLIDDDPKLSLKAFAGPMSPKMAQQFYKALKNPSSPIYSPFTPEEQGEIFEIKRTDPEKGVERIGRHLAEDMKVDWQEYFPDFNVFANFATKEGLAILEARLKKLQHGEPFSIYNAEEPAEQSLALVHQFPSHINPLKHRVNVLYSLFEKTKKDEDFDTPPSSPEFITPPTSPCGSPERELKKPVFLNGSSFSKLDREIYQAIQDYDFNEDEYPNVSKWKLLVSTEMKNCSSLKHRLSRLKDFPSHKSRIFGKEFKPTTRKKLF